In Elusimicrobium sp. An273, a genomic segment contains:
- the ptsP gene encoding phosphoenolpyruvate--protein phosphotransferase, whose amino-acid sequence MSNTFTVYSPVAGVAVPLEKVPDPVFSEHMLGDGIAIDPVEDTVFALFDGKIINFNKESHAFVLGANGVEVLVHVGLETVTLKGEGFTPLAKTGDMVKKGQPLLKFDPNVIAQKAASPLVMVVVTTPPESSVANKADGILKVGDPLFQLPSVQAVEASSSDEPLTQSAPITVINPNGLHARPAGVLAQMALKYPFTVEIVKQGTAANAKSVVAIMGMALAYNDTVTLRAGGPQDQAKAFLAQLETAFKEGLGENTFPAPAPTAAPASSEQKALTACAGLAFGKAFLYHAADIAFEENAADSAAEQKRLTDTLQAVIAETESKIASEKNEEAKAILGAHLSILQDPELAKQAQQSVQAGKSAAYAISEAIRASIGVLQKTANAFLMERAADLKDLRRALLLRLGGKSQTAPQVPQGCILVAEELLPSEASALEGQVAGVLLAAGSPTAHASIILRNMGIPTVVRGGQKVLDIPAGTSICLDADHALFTANPTPQQQADFSKRLDQHRQERLAQEQAAHEKACTQDGVQIWVEGNVSNEKEAARAITNGADGLGLVRTEFLFHGRTQAPSQQEQQTAYQAVVNAAQGRPVTLRTLDAGGDKPLPFVHIPKEENPIVGIRGIRAFKHNEAFFRTQLRAMLSVAPQTGNLRIMLPMVAFSEEMDFFRQVILEEKQALGVKNNVQIGMMVEVPSAALSSRQMAERADFFSIGTNDLTQYTLAIDRGHKELSVLADSLHPAVLRLIGLTCEGARQQGKPVAVCGAMAGDLTAIPFLIGLGVTELAVGAGAVAQIKALVRRLDSRRCGQAAQKAVTLASAKEVRALAKAEFGV is encoded by the coding sequence ATGTCCAATACATTTACCGTTTATTCTCCCGTTGCGGGAGTAGCCGTTCCGTTGGAAAAAGTACCCGATCCCGTTTTCAGCGAACATATGCTGGGTGACGGCATCGCCATTGACCCGGTGGAAGACACCGTGTTTGCGTTATTTGATGGAAAAATTATCAATTTTAATAAAGAATCCCATGCGTTTGTGCTGGGCGCAAACGGCGTGGAAGTGCTGGTGCATGTAGGGTTGGAAACAGTTACCTTAAAAGGGGAAGGTTTCACGCCGCTGGCCAAGACGGGGGATATGGTAAAAAAAGGGCAGCCCCTGCTGAAATTTGATCCGAACGTCATCGCCCAAAAAGCCGCCAGCCCGCTGGTGATGGTGGTGGTTACGACCCCGCCGGAATCTTCCGTTGCAAATAAGGCGGACGGCATTTTGAAAGTGGGTGATCCGCTGTTTCAGCTGCCGTCAGTGCAGGCGGTCGAAGCCTCTTCTTCCGATGAACCGCTCACGCAAAGCGCCCCCATTACCGTGATCAACCCCAACGGCCTGCATGCCCGCCCCGCCGGGGTGCTGGCCCAAATGGCGCTTAAATATCCGTTTACCGTTGAAATCGTAAAACAGGGCACCGCCGCCAATGCAAAAAGCGTGGTAGCCATCATGGGTATGGCGCTGGCCTATAACGATACCGTTACGCTGCGCGCCGGCGGGCCGCAAGACCAGGCAAAAGCGTTCTTGGCGCAGCTGGAAACGGCCTTTAAAGAAGGGCTGGGCGAAAACACTTTTCCCGCGCCCGCGCCAACGGCTGCACCCGCTTCGTCGGAGCAAAAAGCCTTAACCGCCTGTGCGGGGCTGGCGTTTGGAAAAGCGTTTCTGTATCACGCGGCCGATATTGCCTTTGAAGAAAACGCCGCCGATTCCGCCGCCGAACAAAAACGCCTGACAGACACACTGCAGGCGGTCATTGCGGAAACGGAAAGCAAAATCGCCTCCGAAAAGAATGAAGAAGCCAAAGCCATTTTAGGCGCGCATTTAAGCATTTTGCAAGATCCAGAACTGGCCAAACAGGCACAGCAATCCGTCCAGGCCGGCAAATCTGCCGCCTACGCCATCAGCGAGGCCATCCGCGCCAGCATCGGCGTACTGCAAAAAACCGCCAACGCCTTCTTAATGGAACGCGCCGCCGACTTGAAAGATTTGCGCCGCGCGCTGTTATTGCGTTTGGGCGGCAAAAGCCAAACCGCCCCGCAAGTGCCGCAAGGGTGCATTCTGGTGGCGGAAGAACTGCTTCCTTCCGAAGCGTCCGCCTTGGAAGGGCAAGTGGCCGGCGTGTTGTTAGCGGCCGGCTCTCCCACGGCGCATGCCAGCATTATTTTGCGCAATATGGGCATTCCCACCGTGGTGCGCGGCGGGCAGAAAGTGCTGGATATTCCGGCCGGAACCTCCATTTGCTTAGATGCCGACCACGCCCTTTTTACCGCAAATCCCACGCCTCAACAGCAGGCCGATTTTTCCAAACGCCTTGATCAACACCGCCAAGAACGCTTGGCGCAGGAACAAGCCGCCCACGAAAAAGCCTGCACGCAGGACGGCGTGCAAATTTGGGTAGAAGGAAATGTTTCCAACGAAAAAGAAGCCGCCCGCGCAATCACAAACGGGGCTGACGGGCTGGGCTTAGTACGCACGGAATTTTTATTCCACGGCCGCACGCAAGCCCCCTCCCAGCAGGAACAGCAGACCGCTTACCAAGCGGTGGTCAACGCCGCACAAGGCCGCCCGGTTACCCTGCGCACGCTAGACGCCGGGGGCGACAAGCCGCTTCCTTTCGTGCATATTCCCAAAGAGGAAAACCCGATTGTCGGCATTCGCGGCATACGCGCTTTTAAACACAACGAAGCTTTTTTCCGCACCCAACTGCGGGCCATGTTAAGCGTGGCGCCGCAAACGGGCAATTTGCGCATTATGCTGCCGATGGTGGCTTTTAGCGAAGAAATGGATTTTTTCAGACAGGTCATTTTAGAAGAAAAGCAAGCCTTGGGCGTTAAAAATAACGTGCAAATCGGGATGATGGTGGAAGTTCCTTCCGCGGCGCTCAGCAGCCGTCAAATGGCGGAACGGGCGGATTTCTTTTCCATCGGCACCAACGATTTAACGCAATATACCCTTGCCATTGACCGCGGCCACAAAGAATTAAGCGTCCTAGCCGATTCGCTCCACCCGGCCGTGCTGCGCCTGATCGGGCTTACCTGCGAAGGAGCCCGGCAGCAGGGCAAACCGGTGGCCGTCTGCGGCGCTATGGCAGGAGACTTGACCGCCATTCCTTTCCTGATAGGATTAGGCGTAACGGAACTGGCCGTAGGCGCAGGAGCGGTGGCGCAAATTAAAGCCCTGGTGCGCCGGCTTGACAGCCGCCGCTGCGGGCAAGCCGCGCAAAAAGCCGTTACGTTGGCCAGCGCAAAAGAAGTGCGCGCTTTGGCCAAGGCGGAATTTGGCGTATAG
- the nagB gene encoding glucosamine-6-phosphate deaminase: protein MRLVVTKMNLGLWAAAYVKEKIHAFRPTAEKPFVMGLPTGGTVVDFYANLRLFYKEHLLDFRHIVTFNMDEYVGLPQDHPQSYHSYMRQNLFSEVNIPPENTHILDGQAANLPLECAQYERAIRQAGGIHLFLGGVGRNGHIAFNEPGSSFDSRTRPVNLTAATIQANSRFFLNDVHRVPTQALTVGIGTILQAQELLFLASGPSKAGAVAQLCKPGLSEACPLTALKLHPHATLLADSAACALAEGPIRQQLDALMHSQPDAPHWVVELPKEAL from the coding sequence ATGCGTTTGGTAGTAACCAAAATGAATTTGGGATTATGGGCGGCGGCGTATGTAAAAGAAAAAATACACGCCTTCCGCCCAACGGCCGAAAAACCGTTCGTCATGGGGCTGCCCACCGGCGGCACCGTGGTGGATTTTTACGCCAACCTGCGGCTTTTTTACAAAGAACATTTGTTGGATTTCCGGCATATTGTTACGTTTAATATGGATGAATATGTCGGGCTTCCGCAGGATCATCCCCAAAGCTACCACAGCTATATGCGCCAAAATCTGTTTTCCGAGGTGAACATCCCCCCCGAAAACACTCATATCTTAGACGGGCAGGCGGCCAATTTGCCGCTGGAGTGCGCCCAGTACGAGCGGGCAATCCGCCAAGCCGGCGGCATTCACTTGTTTCTGGGCGGGGTCGGGCGAAACGGGCATATCGCTTTTAACGAGCCAGGCTCCTCCTTTGACAGCCGCACCCGCCCCGTCAATTTAACGGCGGCCACCATACAGGCCAACTCGCGTTTCTTTTTAAACGACGTTCACCGCGTCCCCACGCAAGCCTTAACCGTGGGGATTGGCACCATTTTGCAAGCGCAGGAACTTTTGTTTTTGGCCTCCGGCCCGTCCAAAGCGGGGGCGGTGGCGCAATTATGCAAACCGGGCCTTAGCGAAGCCTGCCCGCTTACGGCGCTTAAATTGCACCCCCACGCCACCCTGCTGGCGGACTCCGCCGCCTGCGCCCTGGCCGAAGGGCCCATCCGCCAACAGTTAGATGCGCTGATGCACAGCCAGCCCGATGCGCCGCATTGGGTGGTGGAACTGCCTAAGGAGGCGCTATGA
- the nagA gene encoding N-acetylglucosamine-6-phosphate deacetylase, protein MNDFLITPVCAVTPQDTLQQAAIWIQNGHIFRILDAEELPPQAQQLPRIEAKGCVAIAGFIDLHIHGFAGFGPELADPQALLNMSEALAQTGVCAFCPTLYCAKPAEMEKLLRKLRPAVGLETGAKIIGFHLEGPFISPKKPGVMKPQDIAPADLKAFQKICEAGDGTIVSVTLAPELPGIEPVIDYAKQNGILLQAGHTNATYDEFLLGAARGVTHVTHLFNAMSPFNHREPGVAGAALMHPGISCELIADGVHVHPDIVSFLRTVKPIEKIIAITDALLPTGQKEGPFLANAEEVVFKGGVWRRRKDGVIAGSALTMAQAFKTLLDCGYTLPQAAACTSSNAARLIGLSKYGALEEGASADIVLLNASFEPEKVFLRGQMRVPAD, encoded by the coding sequence ATGAACGATTTTTTAATTACACCCGTTTGTGCCGTTACCCCGCAAGACACGCTTCAACAGGCGGCGATTTGGATTCAAAACGGGCACATCTTCCGCATCTTAGACGCGGAGGAACTTCCGCCGCAGGCCCAGCAGCTGCCCCGCATTGAGGCAAAGGGCTGTGTGGCCATTGCTGGATTTATTGATCTGCATATTCACGGTTTTGCCGGTTTCGGCCCGGAACTGGCCGACCCGCAGGCCTTGCTGAATATGTCGGAAGCGTTGGCGCAAACCGGGGTATGTGCTTTCTGCCCCACGCTCTATTGCGCTAAACCGGCAGAGATGGAAAAACTGCTTCGCAAACTCCGCCCGGCGGTAGGGTTGGAAACGGGCGCCAAAATCATCGGATTTCACTTGGAGGGGCCGTTTATTTCCCCCAAAAAGCCGGGCGTGATGAAGCCGCAGGATATTGCGCCGGCCGATTTAAAAGCGTTTCAAAAAATTTGTGAAGCGGGCGACGGAACCATCGTTTCCGTTACCTTGGCGCCGGAATTGCCCGGCATTGAACCGGTGATTGATTACGCCAAACAAAACGGCATCCTGCTGCAAGCCGGCCACACCAACGCCACGTATGATGAATTTCTGCTGGGGGCGGCGCGCGGCGTTACCCACGTAACCCATTTATTTAACGCCATGAGCCCTTTCAACCACCGCGAGCCGGGCGTGGCGGGCGCGGCGCTGATGCATCCCGGTATTTCGTGCGAACTGATTGCCGACGGCGTGCATGTGCACCCGGACATTGTGTCCTTTTTGCGCACGGTCAAACCGATTGAAAAAATTATTGCCATTACGGACGCGCTCCTTCCCACCGGGCAAAAAGAGGGCCCCTTCCTTGCCAACGCGGAGGAAGTGGTCTTTAAGGGCGGCGTCTGGCGGCGTCGGAAGGACGGCGTGATCGCCGGCTCGGCCCTTACCATGGCCCAAGCGTTTAAAACGCTGTTGGACTGCGGCTACACCTTGCCGCAGGCGGCGGCGTGCACTTCGTCCAATGCGGCCCGCTTAATAGGCCTCTCCAAGTATGGCGCGTTGGAAGAAGGAGCCTCGGCCGATATTGTATTGCTGAACGCTTCTTTTGAGCCGGAAAAAGTATTTTTACGCGGGCAAATGCGGGTGCCGGCAGATTAA
- a CDS encoding type IV pilin protein: MQKKGFTLVEILVAVMIVSLLVTMAVPMYDKTVEKSRMAEARTLMKKILESKLRTLDNMDRENYANGLFGFENLDVTIPCVDASTGARLTRCTGNTLYTKDFKYTLLPQGSVSGSTATIINGVCAVRRKGDNAGVNFLYLGELETNSNRDNFLCNDGAGDGSCEVYGLDSTASGWCS, translated from the coding sequence ATGCAGAAAAAAGGATTTACGCTGGTGGAAATTTTGGTGGCGGTGATGATTGTGTCGCTGTTAGTGACGATGGCGGTGCCGATGTATGATAAAACCGTGGAAAAATCCCGCATGGCCGAGGCGCGGACGTTGATGAAAAAAATTTTAGAGTCCAAATTGCGCACCTTGGACAATATGGACAGAGAAAACTACGCAAACGGATTGTTTGGCTTTGAAAATTTGGACGTTACCATTCCGTGTGTGGACGCCTCTACGGGCGCCCGCCTGACGCGCTGCACGGGGAATACCCTCTACACCAAAGATTTCAAATACACGCTATTGCCGCAAGGCTCGGTTTCCGGCTCTACCGCCACCATTATTAACGGCGTGTGTGCCGTGCGCCGCAAAGGGGACAACGCCGGCGTGAACTTCTTGTATTTGGGCGAATTGGAAACCAATTCCAATCGGGATAATTTCCTGTGCAACGACGGAGCCGGGGACGGCTCCTGCGAAGTGTACGGGTTGGATTCCACCGCTTCGGGCTGGTGCAGTTGA
- a CDS encoding type IV pilin protein: protein MKKGFTLIELLTVVLIVAILSGVALPQYRKVVEKAHASEAQAMLRTIYDSSERLAGEFGFRSYAALVAQKGQTNYSFPRMDMFDSSNLPTGCSLVDSNRTLQCSRFSYTALVNENGVAYVKAEKRTDPYKGVSFYFDRENQQLYCKEPDASSEACDIFGLDTL, encoded by the coding sequence ATGAAAAAAGGATTTACGCTGATTGAATTATTGACGGTTGTATTGATTGTGGCAATTTTGTCCGGCGTGGCGCTGCCGCAGTATAGAAAAGTGGTGGAAAAAGCCCACGCTTCCGAGGCGCAGGCCATGCTGAGAACCATTTACGACTCCAGCGAACGCCTGGCGGGCGAATTTGGCTTTCGCTCGTATGCTGCGCTGGTGGCGCAGAAAGGACAAACCAATTATTCTTTCCCGCGGATGGATATGTTCGACTCCTCCAACTTGCCGACGGGATGCTCGCTGGTGGACAGCAACCGCACGCTGCAATGTTCGCGGTTTTCGTATACGGCGCTTGTAAATGAAAACGGCGTGGCGTATGTCAAAGCCGAAAAACGCACCGATCCGTATAAGGGCGTATCGTTTTATTTCGACCGGGAAAACCAGCAGCTTTATTGCAAAGAGCCCGATGCTTCCTCGGAGGCGTGTGATATTTTCGGCTTGGATACGTTATAG
- a CDS encoding type IV pilin protein has product MKRGFTLIELLAVVLIMGILTAIALPQYRRSVERTRVAEALQMLPAIYDARERLMTERGWKWGLQLVQPAVSFDKLDIDMKGKRTSDTTLLTENFQYNLVQSCAGRMCTVGEPWVSATLQKGTYKGTIVYYAGDQFTCCPGTSGSDACERLNLDKAACEFTVIPVVP; this is encoded by the coding sequence ATGAAAAGAGGGTTTACCTTAATTGAATTATTGGCAGTCGTGCTGATTATGGGTATTTTAACGGCGATTGCGCTGCCCCAGTACCGCCGCAGCGTGGAGCGCACCCGCGTGGCGGAAGCGCTGCAGATGCTGCCTGCCATTTACGACGCGCGGGAACGGCTGATGACCGAACGCGGCTGGAAGTGGGGATTGCAACTGGTTCAACCGGCGGTTTCTTTTGACAAGCTGGACATCGATATGAAAGGAAAACGAACCAGCGACACCACCCTGCTTACGGAAAATTTCCAGTATAATTTAGTCCAATCCTGTGCGGGCAGAATGTGTACAGTCGGGGAACCGTGGGTGTCGGCCACGCTGCAAAAAGGTACTTATAAAGGAACGATTGTGTATTATGCGGGCGATCAATTTACCTGCTGTCCCGGAACCAGCGGTTCGGATGCGTGCGAGCGCCTGAATTTGGATAAAGCCGCCTGCGAATTCACCGTGATTCCGGTTGTTCCCTAA
- a CDS encoding GMP reductase produces MRIYDDIQLDYCDVLLRPKRSTLASRSEVIVEREYTFKWCPRSLTATGIVAANMATTGTFEIAKEMQKLRLMSALHKHYTAQELLQFLKDNAQAFGNNDLLFVSSGVSDADYEKLKQVMASKLINNICVDVANGYSPYLINYIRKIRKDFPQALIMAGNVVTGDMCEDLILNGADIVKVGIGPGSVCTTRKLTGVGRPQFSTVIECADAAHGVGGMICADGGCTVPGDVCKSLCAGADFVMLGGLLAGHTESGGEMCTKSFQTGEVEMIDDKTCAMRIEEKQYKKFYGMSSEYAQDKHYGGMKKYRASEGKVVEIPFRGPIEHTLLAILGGIRSCMTYIGAKRLKDMPKCATFYRVNRQLNTIFGND; encoded by the coding sequence ATGAGAATTTATGATGATATCCAGCTGGATTATTGCGACGTTTTGCTGCGCCCCAAACGCTCCACGCTGGCTTCCCGCTCGGAAGTAATTGTAGAGCGCGAATATACGTTTAAATGGTGCCCCCGCTCCCTCACGGCTACCGGCATTGTAGCGGCCAATATGGCCACTACCGGTACGTTTGAAATCGCCAAAGAAATGCAAAAACTCCGCCTGATGAGCGCCCTGCACAAACATTATACGGCCCAAGAACTGCTGCAGTTTCTTAAAGACAACGCCCAAGCGTTTGGCAACAACGATTTGCTGTTTGTCAGTTCCGGCGTGTCGGACGCGGATTACGAAAAACTCAAACAAGTTATGGCCTCCAAGCTCATCAACAACATCTGCGTGGACGTAGCCAACGGCTACTCGCCGTACCTGATTAACTACATCCGCAAAATCCGCAAAGACTTTCCGCAGGCGCTTATTATGGCGGGCAACGTCGTAACCGGCGATATGTGCGAAGACCTGATTTTAAACGGAGCCGATATCGTAAAAGTGGGCATCGGGCCCGGCTCGGTGTGCACCACCCGCAAGCTGACCGGCGTCGGACGGCCGCAATTTTCTACCGTCATTGAATGCGCCGACGCGGCCCACGGCGTGGGCGGAATGATTTGCGCCGACGGCGGCTGCACCGTGCCCGGGGACGTTTGCAAAAGCTTATGCGCCGGGGCCGATTTTGTGATGCTGGGCGGCCTGCTGGCGGGCCACACCGAAAGCGGCGGCGAGATGTGCACCAAGTCGTTCCAAACGGGCGAAGTAGAGATGATTGACGACAAAACCTGCGCCATGCGCATTGAAGAGAAACAATATAAGAAATTCTACGGTATGAGCTCCGAATACGCCCAAGACAAACACTACGGCGGGATGAAAAAATACCGCGCCAGCGAAGGAAAAGTAGTGGAAATTCCCTTCCGCGGGCCGATTGAGCACACCCTGCTGGCCATTTTGGGCGGCATTCGCAGCTGTATGACGTATATCGGCGCCAAACGCCTAAAAGATATGCCCAAATGCGCCACTTTCTACCGCGTCAACCGGCAGCTAAACACCATCTTTGGCAACGATTAA
- a CDS encoding FKBP-type peptidyl-prolyl cis-trans isomerase gives MIKEGSKVKFDYTLTVDGKTADTSAGRGPLEYVHGAGHIIPGLEEELTGMKVGDKKTVKVSPEKGYGKVLPEAIRRVPKEAIGGAENLKVGDMVGASNAGHTFRAVVKEITDKEVVLDFNHPLAGKELTFDVEIKEIN, from the coding sequence ATGATTAAAGAAGGTTCTAAAGTCAAATTTGACTATACCCTCACGGTAGACGGCAAAACCGCCGACACCTCCGCAGGACGCGGCCCGCTGGAATATGTGCACGGGGCCGGGCATATTATTCCGGGGTTGGAAGAAGAACTGACCGGGATGAAAGTGGGCGACAAGAAAACGGTAAAAGTCTCCCCTGAGAAAGGCTACGGAAAAGTATTGCCCGAAGCCATCCGCCGCGTGCCGAAAGAAGCCATCGGCGGCGCCGAAAACCTCAAAGTAGGCGATATGGTGGGCGCCAGCAATGCGGGGCACACCTTCCGCGCCGTGGTGAAAGAAATTACGGACAAAGAAGTCGTGCTGGATTTCAACCACCCGCTGGCCGGCAAAGAATTAACGTTTGACGTGGAAATTAAAGAAATTAATTAA
- a CDS encoding redox-sensing transcriptional repressor Rex encodes MSIFHHKKEISIQTIRRLPQYLRIFYNLHAYGRELVSSTALAEETQLLPIVIKKDLQAVGAPSKLRAGFKVAGTIAVIEKFLGWNNLNKAFLVGVGHLGAALLGFDGFKNHGLEIVAAFDTHPEKVGNSVHGVQVYHTAQLAGIIEKQNLKIAILTVPAAAAQGITDTLVAAGIKAIWNFAPVNLTVPPGVVVQKEDISSGLAELCAKLKSR; translated from the coding sequence ATGAGTATATTCCATCATAAAAAAGAAATCAGCATTCAAACCATCCGCCGCCTGCCGCAGTATCTGCGGATATTTTATAATCTGCACGCCTACGGGCGGGAATTGGTGTCCTCCACCGCTTTGGCGGAAGAAACGCAGCTGCTGCCCATCGTCATCAAAAAAGATTTGCAGGCCGTGGGCGCCCCCAGCAAACTGCGGGCCGGCTTTAAAGTGGCGGGGACGATTGCCGTTATTGAAAAATTTTTGGGCTGGAACAATTTAAACAAAGCTTTTTTGGTGGGCGTTGGCCATTTGGGCGCGGCGCTGTTGGGGTTTGACGGATTTAAAAACCACGGGCTTGAAATTGTGGCGGCCTTTGACACGCACCCGGAAAAAGTGGGCAATTCGGTTCATGGCGTGCAGGTGTATCACACGGCGCAATTGGCGGGAATCATTGAAAAACAAAATTTAAAAATAGCCATTTTAACCGTGCCCGCGGCCGCGGCCCAAGGCATTACCGATACGCTGGTGGCGGCGGGGATTAAAGCCATTTGGAATTTTGCCCCCGTCAATTTAACCGTTCCGCCCGGCGTGGTGGTGCAGAAAGAGGACATTTCTTCGGGTTTGGCCGAATTGTGCGCCAAGTTAAAAAGCCGCTGA